CCGCACCAATGCAAAAACGTCGGCAGAGGTCACGCCGTTTGCCAAAGCTCGTTCGGCAGCGCGTTGATTGGTCGGACCATCCGCCAACGGGTCGCTGAAAGGAACGCCAATCTCGAGAACATCGACTCCCGATTCAATCAGATGACGATAGATCTCGACCGAAGTTTCGAGATCCGGATCTCCGGCACAGGTATAGGAAACGAAGGCCGACTTCTTTCCCGCCGCCTTCAAACGCTCGGCATCAAATGCCCGGGCAATGCGATCCGAATCACTCATGGTGCCGTAGAAGCTTCTCCTGAATCTGAATTCTGAATTTCGGCGGAATCCTCTGCCGGAGTCGTCTGAAAACTCTCCTCCAGCGCAGAGCGATAGAGGTATAACTTAAAGAGCCCGACTGCGATTGCCGCGATAATCAGAACGGCGCAAAACAGGTTACGGCTCCGTTTTTCTGGATCCATCCCCCGTCTCCGCGGATCGGATTAACTGCCTTGTTCAGCGAGGCGCTTTTCCTTCACGAGGCTGGCGCGCTTACCGATACGCTCACGCATGTAGTACATACGGGCACGCATGACCACACTATCGCGATCGACTTCGATCTTTTCGATGTTGGGCGAGTGCACGGGGAAAACGCGTTCCACGCCAACACCCGAAGCAATGCGGCGAACCGTGAAAGTTTCGGTGATCCCCGTTCCCTTGCGGGCAATTACGATACCAGCAAAAACCTGAATACGGGTCTTTTCACCTTCACGGACACGGGTGTGCACCTTAACCCCGTCACCAACTTTAAAATTGGCGCGGTCGTCCTGCAGCTGCTCTTTGGAAATTTCGGAAATCAACGCGTTCATATCTCTGGTCTTTGAATGAAAAGTAAACGGTGGAGAAAACAAGGTCGTTAGTCCCTCGTCAAGAGAAAGAAGAGTAATTTTTCTTCCAAAAATAAGAAAAAGAGGTTGCTTCCACATAAACCATCCTCAACCTACCTACTTTTCCCGGACGGGTAGCTCAGTTGGTTAGAGCAACTGGTTTACACCCAGTAGGTCGTGGGTTCGAGTCCCTCTCCGTCCACCATTCGCAGTTCGATGGTGAAATTTACGGGAACAACAACACGGCAATCCGCCATACTGGGCCGATTCCGGAACTAGGCCTTGGCTCTCCGATGCAGCCGCTCGAATTCAATCGTACCGCTCCCATTCCGCTAGAGAAATCTCGCTTCGAGGCGACTACCGGCAAAAGGCACGAGAACGTGCATAACAGAAGTGTCTCTCCGCGACCATTTTATCAGAGTGTGGGATTCCCATTTCCCTCATCCCGGATTAGGATCCCCTCTTCCAGTCGACCCAGCTCACGAAGATCTCCTCCCTGATAAATGTTAAAGTTCATCCTGCTCGGAGCCCTTGCGGCCTCCTCCCTCTGCGGAGATCCCCTAAAAATCGGCATCTATGGAGGCGTTTTCGAACCCGGACAATACGAAATCCCCAGCGATGAGGGTCTGCTCCGCGGAATCTACCTCGCCGGCGGCATTCGCGGCGACGGCTGTCCCGAGCACATCTACCTTCGAAGAAACACCGAAGAGGGCGTCAAAATGATCTCGGTCGATGCCTGGAAGATTGTCTTTGAAGACAAACCTGACGTCCCCCTTCAGGATAAGGATCTCATTCTGGCTCAGTTTCACATGATTTCCCACTTAAGTTTCGAAGAGATCAAACAGTTTAACCAGCAGCTTCCGATTTATCTGGAGAAACAGAAAAAGGAGGAATGAAACCTATGGTCATGCGAATTGAACGCGCGGGGCCAACCAACGAGCGGAGAGGCAGCGCGGCAGCTAAAGCTGCCGGTCCTTGGAGGATTCGCCCCGACCATGGACCATTATGTGCCCTGACACCGCATTCGAAAAAGTCCTGCCACAGCAAAATACCAAAGTAGTGAGAGCTTCCAGCTCTCTCACCCGTAGGAGCGGCCCCCGTAACGCCGA
The Puniceicoccus vermicola DNA segment above includes these coding regions:
- the rplS gene encoding 50S ribosomal protein L19, which gives rise to MNALISEISKEQLQDDRANFKVGDGVKVHTRVREGEKTRIQVFAGIVIARKGTGITETFTVRRIASGVGVERVFPVHSPNIEKIEVDRDSVVMRARMYYMRERIGKRASLVKEKRLAEQGS